The following DNA comes from Xiphophorus hellerii strain 12219 unplaced genomic scaffold, Xiphophorus_hellerii-4.1 PGA_scaffold_64__1_contigs__length_250000, whole genome shotgun sequence.
GTGAATTTAAATTTCAACAATTTCTGggtatagaaaaaaaatatgaaaagactAGATGTTtcctgattttatatttttgttccatTGTCTGAAAGTTTTAATGTATCATCTTAGCCTGTAGTTTTGCAAGTTCTGTTATGAAGCCTGGCTGTGACTGCCATAAATTAATCATACTCTTCTGTAATTGCAATTGGTCTGCAAAAGTATGGGATTTTCACTAGAACTGTTATGTTTGGACCCTCGATACACAACGTGGTATTAACCAGTAAGACAAATATGCTCACTTTACACCAccttattcagttaaaaaatcaAGTTCAACTCgaatcttaaataaaatagaagttgttttatttactcaATTTGTAATTCATTACGAAGCATGCTACGTTGTAAGGTTCACATTGGGCTTAATGTGACTACAGAATACACAAATGACTACAAATGTCATACACATACATCAAAAGAGCAATAATTCTGGTTCAGctcttataaataaaattacagacacAACATCACATGTGCGACAATTATTTAGAGCATGTAAATTGGTCATTTACACACCCATTTCCCAGGTATAAGCTGTTATATAAAAAGTTGCAACACACCgttcttctgttttattgctTCCTAGGGATCATCATCCTTAATCTCAGTCTAAAGTCTGGTGTATTCTGTTTAGAGTAACCTCCTTATTACTATATTTGTTTGGACTTCAAAGTCACTGTGCTTCAATTCAAGTTTTACAATACCAACTCTACTTGTTGGGTTACTGCTCATATTAACAGTATAGCTGTCATCAAACAGTCGACTCGTTTATTTTGGATCTGATGCCCGTTGATGGTGCCCTCGTGATTGCCGTATTTGAACTGGTTTGTGAGCtgtctgtttgcagtttgtgaaATAGTCTGGTCCCGTGATACCAAACTGTCGACTTTCGCTTGAAGGAGCTTTGAATTGTCTCTGAAGTGAAGTAGTAAACAACTGGATCAAAGCAGCAGTTGGTCACTGCTATGCAGAGAGCTATGGGGTAGATAGTTCTGACCACATCCTCTGCATTGCACCCCTGTAAGACTTTGGTGCGCACCATCGCGTAGAAGATGAGATTAACGTTGTACGGAATGAAACAGAAGCAGAATATGAGCAGATGCACGATGACCATCCTCAAGACCTTCGCCTTGTTGAGGCTCCCCCCCGCGGCTGATTGTGTGAGGATTCTTCAGCGTCCGTAACACCATCACCGAGCAAAATATGTTGAGCATCAGTGGTAGGATGAAACCCACGGTCTCAATAAAAACCACCACCTCGACAGCTCAGTCTTCCACTGATTTTCGAGTAGTTCTCGAAGCAGAATTTTGAGTCGTTAGAATTGGTGTTGCTTCTGAGGTGGTGTCCAGGTATAGCCCAATGGGTATACTACCAGAGAGAACCACTACCCATACCCCTAAGCAGGCCAGCTTGGCGTTCCTCTTTGTGCGGATCCTCTGGGATCGGAATGGGTGCACAATGGCTAGAAAGCGGTCCATGCTGATgcaggtgaggaagaggatgcTGCCGTACATGTTGGTATAGAACAGGGAAACGGAAATCTTGCAGAGGACGCCGCCAAACATCCAGTTTCGTTTGATGAAGTAAAACAATCCGAAAGGCAGGCTTAGGACGAAGAGGGTGTCCGAGACCACAAGGTTCATCATGTATGTGGTGGTCTCATTCCGTACTTTCAGTGTACAAAGAAAGATGTACGCCGCTATTACGTTGAATAAAAGTCCCCACTGCAAACACCAGGCTGAAGACCACGCTGTATAGAGGGTACTTGAAGTCATCATTTTtctcacagctgctgctgctgttcatgtttagaTCCTGCTTGTCAGtttaaaatcttcaaaaaataaTACTCTCTTTGCCCTTAATTTTTTCTCTTAATCCTATGCTCAACAGGCAGGAAAAAGCTTCAGCTGTGTAAATTACCTTCTTTTGTCTTCCAgagtcttttattttctctttgtgaaatatttctattgtccacttggaaaaaaaaagaataagtgTGGTGTCCTCTTCACCGTCTCTCTCAGTAGAGTGGTTTAATCCCTTTAGAAAGAAGAATCATGTGTTTCTCGTCAGCTCTGTGAACAGTCGAGTGGCTCTTCCCCTCATGTTCTTCCGTCTGTTCCTGCAGCGGGCACATGGCGATTGTTAACTCTAGTCTTGGTTTACTGTAAATCATAAAATCACACAGCTGTCTGCACATATGTAGCTCGCAGGAGGAACTGGTTGGACAGTTAGGGCAGGGAGGAGCCAAAGTCCTCCCTCTGATACAGGGACACTAATAAGCACTGACACATTTGGAAACCTAACATTTGCATCTATCACAATCAGTTCTGTCTGTGTTATAACAAAGATAAGGTCatgctttagtttttttgtcaGAAGAAATAGTATAGATGTGTTGTCTGAAGACATTTGAACCAAATTACTTACTAAACCTGCTGAAAGTTTGACTGTAATGATATATTGTAATGTATGTTATTGAAGCCATAAAACAGTTTGTGCTTTTGAAATTTCAGTGATGTCAGCAGGGCGTGACATAATGTTCTAGTGGCACGTCTGTGCTGGTTTGAGCTATTTCTATTACCACACGCTTACCCTCTACTCCCTTTTTATGATGCTCTAGTTTTGTACTGTTTTggtgcataataataataataccacAATTCTCTAACTAAACTAATGTTCTTAATGAAATTACCAAGTGTTAAAGCTCGGATGTGTGTAGGGGTGAACTTACCTGTGTCAATGTACCTACAGTTGGGAGTGTCTTGTGTCAACATGGTACGAGAAACAGATGTTTTCTATTCATAGATATTTttgagttggttttttttttaataacaatttTGCAAgggaaatttgtttttgtccaacTTATCACAATATTGAAGaaagctgcaaataaaatatatgctACATCACTTTGAAATCTCAAGAGTTGAGTGTAGTTTGTTGttcatgataaaaaaataaacacttgtaTTTGTGAATTAATTAAACCAAAGTACGTGAATATGGTAGCATCATGCGGGTGGCGTGTTTTACTAAAGTCGGTGGAACGACAAAGAAAGACTACCTCCAAACtcttaaaaatcatttcagatCACTTTCCAAATGAATCCAGATATGTCCTAAAACTAGTTTGCAAACTAACATTCAGATCTCTTAcctttattataaaatatttgtgaacTTTGTGGCAAATAACCCAGCTAATTCAAATAAACTACCATTTCTTTTCATAACAGTAGTCCAGCATCCTACCAGCATCATACCATAGGTATTGTTGCTAGCAACAACACCCATTAAACGTGTGAatgctttgaagatattaaacTCTATCAAAGTACATGGAGACACAAAGCTTTTGCTTACTGTGCGCTTTGTTGCCCGAACAATTTATCAGGTTATTACGTAACACTTATACAGAGAGCAGAGTTTTAACAGATGGTGAGTAAATATTCTTTGATCACATGCAGGAAGATTTTAGAGCAGCACTGTAATTAGACTTTCTCCTTTAAATGAACTGGTGTGAGATACATTAATCAATGTGGAGAGCAGCGATTCTTTGCATGAACAAGATGCACAAAGTTGAAGGTAAATGTCTGTGTCTTTGCAGGGCTCTCCGCTGTTTGAGCTTCTGAAACAGGAGCATGCGAGCGCAGCAGCGGAGCCGGTGGAGACTCCAGCCAGTTTCAGCCAGCCGCTGCAGCACAGCCACACCGCCGCGGACCTGTAAGTTGTCACACTACCAATCTGATTTTGACTTCTTGTGAAACAGAGCCCAAAAACGTTTAGACTATTACAAAACCACTATGAATCATAAATGCCGTTATAGGGGTTGGTCAATTCCATGAGTCATAACAAGTTTCCTCTCCACACAGCGGTGAAGCTTTATCAGTGTTTAGATTATCATTAAAGTGGAAAGTTTTTGACTCCGTTTCGATACTTTGACAAACTCCTCCCTCTGTTTTCTGTATTGCATGTTGCAGATATCTCACACCAACACGCCCAGGCTCGCGGGTCTTGCCTCCTGATTCCCCGGCCACGCCTCCCCAGCAGCCCGCTGCTTCTCAGTCCACCTCCCAGGCGCCCTGCCAAGCTCCGAGGCAGCCAAAGTCTAACTCCCTCAGTCTCTtctataaaaaatgtaagatgCGCTTTAGTCGTTTTGATCATTCTTTTATAAGGATGGCTGTGGTACTGCCTCCTTGGCAAATGTTAACATATCACTTGAGTTCATGTACGAAAGGGGTTATTACAGAATCCAGCCAGTGAAACTGATTAATAGATCTGAAATTACATTCGTCtcaaattttattataaagaaaattttaaaaggtgATACCCCATTCAACTTTTTGTGGTTGTATTATGACTTGATGCAAAAGGTTGAATACAAATCGTGTTCAGCTAAACACTGTAGCTGCCAGTTTAACACACTGATTGCCTCCTATCACCCACTTTTCTCCtatcacttatttattttatttttatttgtagtgtACCGCCTGGCCTATACAAGGCTAAAGACTCTCTGCTCATATCTGCTGTCCTCTCACCCTGAACTGGAGCCCATAATATGGACCCTGTTTCAGTACACCCTGCAGCATGAGTATGAGCTGATGAGAGACCGCCACCTGGACCAGGTACTAAAGCGGAGTGAAGTTCCCATTAATTCACTTTCTGAGTTACTTTCATCTTTCTCCAacttctatgttttttttccctttctttcttATTCAGCTGATGATGTCGGCCATGTACGCCATATGCAAAGTGAAGAGTGTCGATCTGCGCTTCAAGTCCATCGTTTCGGCCTACAAGAACATGACAAACACCAACCAGGAGGTGATGCAGCCTGACAAACATTCTACGCTGCTGACGCAAActtgtttaaagttaaaattatgaCACACTAAACCCTCAACTGTTACTCCGACTTCTGCAGACCTTTAAGAACGTGCTGATCACCGAGGGCCACTATGACTCCATTATTGTCTTCTACAACCAAGTGTTCATGCAGAAGTTAAAAACGAATATCCTGCAACATGCGTCCATCAGGGTGAGACATCACAAGTCACAATTACAgcaaagtttttataaaaataatttcagaaacgTCAGTACTTAAATGTTActtcttttactttttgcagCCGCCTCCCCTTTCTCCAATTCCACAAATTCCTCGCAGCCCATACAAGTTACCCAACTCTCCTCTGCGTGTGCCTGGGAGCAACAACGTCTACATCTCCCCTTTGAGAAGCTCCCGCATGTCCCCGGGTATCATGACTCCTCGCTCCAGGTCAGTCCTGCCCTTTGTTGGTGAATTTAATATTACACACTCTAAATACAGACAGcgcttttaatgcatttctgtaTTTTGCCTTTGCAGAATGTTGGTGTCCATTGGTGAATCATTTGGAGTGAGTAGTTATCAGGATTGAGGTTGCACATTGCTTTGCAGAATTGTTCAGaattagaggctgcaaaaaacaaatactcaagtgaaaatttattttcaagttgATGAAATCTGACTGAACTTTAGGTATATTGGGAAAAAGAATGGGCAGACATTACAGTCTGCAGATGTGCTGTAAGAGCTGTGAAAGTCATTTCTACAAAGAATTGACTCTTAAGGCTGAACCTAAAGAAAGGCACCCTTtgaagattttttattaataaaaaagtttgaaaaactgTGTCCTTTTCCTTTACAATgatgtactactttgtgttggccacAACAtaaaagtttgtggctgtaatgtgataAGATGTGGAAAGTTTCAAAGTATCTTTTGTAAGGCACTGCAATATTCACTGTAAACCAGTAAAAGAAAAGGTATACCACCAGTTATTTTCTATTAGTTCCATTAAGACAATATCAAGGTACGCAAGAGgtattgtttatgtttgtgagGTTTGAGTGTGTTCAGTAATTGATTCATTTCTACAAATAGTGTTTGAATTTGTCACAATGAACGCCCGGACATATTGTGATCAGATTGACAACTGTGCAGTCAGTTGAATTTCCCTCTCTGGTTTTGCCTCTTCCGTTCCTGCAGCTGGGCAATCGCTTCCAGAAGATCAACCAGATGGTCAACAGTGAACGCTCCCACAAGAGAACGATGGACCAAAGCGCCGCCATCAAGCCTCTGAAGAAGCTGCGCTTTGACGTGGACGGGCAGGATGAAGCAGACGGCAGGTTGGTATCAAATACCTTAGCCAGGGCCGTACTAATTAGACGCTGTCATGTTTTATAATTCCtatccaaaacattttgttacacATTTTGCCTCAtgtgaataaaataagaatggattttcttttttccagtttaaatgtttttgttagagCATGAAATGACAATTCCTGTGTTTTGGAATCAATTAAATATCAAGTTTGTCAAAGGATTCAAATGGTGCATTTCAGctgagtttgtttatttttatgcagcAAACCTGGAGGGGATTCGACCCTGATACAGAAACTTACAGAGATGAGTAAGTGAAAGTGGCTATCAGTTcccatttctgcttttgttggTTAAACTCTGCGTGTTTTTGTAGCACTTTGGTTTGTTTCGGTTGTTCATGAAGTGTGGTTTCCGTTTCCTCAGGCTCCACTTGGAGTCGCATGCATGAGCAGAAGATGAAGGAGGAGCCCGAAACGAGGGACGAGCCACAGTAAAGCCTGCCAGGCCCACCTGCACTGTTTGTCACTAACACTTCTGTTAGTTCACACATTAAGTGGAACATGCAGCTTCTCTGTACatttaataatgtgttttagtttttatttaactttgagGATGCGGAAGACTTTCTTCGCTTTTTGTGTTTAGGCTTGAAGTAATTTTTATTACAggatttttattgttctttggaCTTTGATATTtccaaagaacatttttttggttttaggAGTGTTATTAGTTATTTCTCGTTGAGGAAGTCATTGTTTCTCCTCATGGATCTTCAGTATATCAACAcatgatgggttttttttatatagcaaAAGCCTTAATTATGATTCAACATTTCTAGTGTTAAATCATGGCTATTGTCTACACAGTAGGAGTaaattttttggttttcttttttttttttccaatcaaatCCTAACATGGGAAAACTGGACACAGCGGGGGCGTTTCAGATGGCCAATATGGATCACTGGCCGGGGTGGTATTCTGTCAAGGGggagcacaaacacacagaaataaaaaaaagattatttcagtCTACATTTTTGCACCAAACAAGTTTCTACActcatattttctaaaacactgatttttgatttgtgaaatCCATAGGATGCAGAAGGAGTAGCTTACCCAGGGTGTGGCATTCATATTATAcacaacaggaagtcagccatgaTGAACAAAGgacacaaaatatttctttgtggcctgaaatataaaattttctaatggttgtttttttaaaaattattcttaaaacaATACGGATCAAATGCAAAAATCTCCAATATGATTTAAACTCTTGTATTAGTTTTTACACTTGTAATTTTGGGGAATAGAAGTAAAAGATCCAGAAAAGGTGAGAAGTTCATCACTGATCATGTGTAGCAAGAACATTGAGCAGTACGTTGTGTAACGATAAATGTGTTTATAGTCTAATCTATTTAGTAGATTCCACCAAATCAAATGTAAGAAAACATCCGTCATGTTCTGACTCTGTCTGTTTTTCAGTTGTTGAAAGcagttttttcttctgctgttgcAAGATTGTTAAACTGATTattggaaaaagaaatgttgctcaactgatttgatttctgttttgtgttttttcttgaaatacaaaatctttcaaacttttaaaggctttttcttttcttttgtcaatattccttattttaaagttCTTAAGAGTCTTTTTTCCTTCAAGTTGAAACatattacctttttttttggtaaagcTTATATTTACACTTTAGTTTCTTTATGCTTTTCTCACTTTGTTTAACTCTGtatcttattttacatttaaactcCCAATTTATGGATTGGATTAGGAGCTCATGTAATCTGTAATTTCTGCTACATGAAGTCATATTTGCATGTGGCAGAAGTCCATCGGGCTTCCCTTTTAGATAAAACTGTAGTGTCATCAGTTGAACGATAAGCCACTTCCTCCTTCAGTAACCGTATTTAGATTGAAATTATCCCTTTAAATTTAGAGTGGAGAGAAAACTGACTCTTATTAAAACCCCAATCAATGCATCAGTAATTGCTCATTATTACTTTTGCATTACAGACACAAATTTTaggttattttgtttaataGACCGATGCAATTTATTTCATAACTAAACTACCAGAGTCAATACCAGGTAGAATCCACTGCTGCTGTAATAAAAGCTGGAGGTGTTTTGGGGCGGCTCTCTTCCTGTTCTGATCACTTATAGACCGAAATTGTTGCCCGGCCATCTATTCTCTCCTGCTCTAACTTGTCCCTTCTGGTTGCTTCTCTGAGCTTGCCAGTTTAGGGGGTCCTGACTTGTGCGTTTCCATCTTCTTTCCATTTTGGAATGGTAAAGTGAATGAGGGCTCTATCAGTGGTGTACAGCTTGGGCTTGGCAAACTGAGTAACCTCAATTTGCTTCATCTGTCTCCACAATGTTATCCTTGACTTGTCTCCAGGGTTTCTTGGTTTTGATTAGGctcttttccaaaacatttggTGACTTTACAGTAGAGCTATGTTTTTACAGGTGGAAGAGTAGACAAAGGGTGACTATAATAGgtaacttctgaaggcaattggttgcGCCAGATTTTTTTAGGGACATCAGAGTCAATTGGAACgaattcacaataaaatatgcgtagtaagaaaaaagtttgctttttctcaTCCCGTTTGACCTTTTATAAAGTGGACTGAATGTTGATAAAACGGGCAAATTAATTAGTGAATCTTTAACTGTGAGGTGCTTGTTTATCCAGGGTGCTTTGCGCTTCCTGCTCCTCATCTGGGGAGCAACAATGACAGCCTCTTTAATTGTCCTGTGGTGCTGTTACTAATGGGGAGACCAGGGATAATTCCTGTTTGAAACAGTTTGCTTTCAGCCCAGCCAAGCATGAAACACTTTAACCAGGTTACATTTTAATTGGCCCTGGCCCCGGGGACATTCAGTTTTGTTATTGAGTTTATGGAAGATGATGAATCCATCTAGTCAGGCGGTAGCACATGATCTCCACAGTGCTCAGTTCGCTGATTGAAAGGGAACATACCAGTCTATTGGTATCTTTCACCTCCATCTCTGAAGCGCATAATAGTTGGTGGATATCTACTTCATGTCTCCAAAGACTGATCAGGCTTTCGCTTTAGGATCACAACGTTAAAGAGTGGATTGGTTTGTCATCAAGAATGGAAAACCTCACGGTGAGTTCCTTTGTATTTATGTGCTTTACAGAATGGGCAATCACAAGGAGAAAAGGGTAgctttacactttttttgtgctgcaaatatgttttaatttctgtcttgttttcctttttaagaaGCAACATGTCAATCAATTCTATCTTATCAAGGCTAAACAGAAAACTTTGCTTCACTTGCATGAAATATTAGCTGTTGAATTCACTGTTCATTTGTGACTAGATGGTAACTTTCTTGCATTTTTCCACAGCCAGAGCAATGGCGAGAGATCATGAACAAGAAGATGCGCTTCCCTCCGGCGCTCCTCAATGCCATTCAGGAGGGAAAAATAGAGATGTTGTGTGGACTGCTGAAGACTGGGGATGGCATCATTCGCCAGCTGGATGAGTCAGAGGACCGCCAGTGGAGGGAGGCTCTCAACCTCTCCATCCGCCTGGGCAATGAGGATGCCATGGATGCCCTTCTGCAGGGAGTAAAGTTTGACTTCCGGCAGATTCACGAGGCTCTGCTGGTGGCTGTGGACACAAACCAGCCCAAGGTGGTGAAACGCCTGTTGGACCGCCTGGACCAGGAGAAAGGCAACAAGATGGATGTACGATCCTTCTCTCAAGCCATCTTCGACCGGTCCATTGACAACTCACAGTTTGCCCCTGGTGTCACACCTCTGACACTTGCCTGTCAGAAAGATCTGTATAAAATAGTCACCATGCTCACTCAGAAAGGGCATGGCATCCCATGGCC
Coding sequences within:
- the LOC116716543 gene encoding retinoblastoma-associated protein-like, with product MSVSLQGSPLFELLKQEHASAAAEPVETPASFSQPLQHSHTAADLYLTPTRPGSRVLPPDSPATPPQQPAASQSTSQAPCQAPRQPKSNSLSLFYKKLYRLAYTRLKTLCSYLLSSHPELEPIIWTLFQYTLQHEYELMRDRHLDQLMMSAMYAICKVKSVDLRFKSIVSAYKNMTNTNQETFKNVLITEGHYDSIIVFYNQVFMQKLKTNILQHASIRPPPLSPIPQIPRSPYKLPNSPLRVPGSNNVYISPLRSSRMSPGIMTPRSRMLVSIGESFGLGNRFQKINQMVNSERSHKRTMDQSAAIKPLKKLRFDVDGQDEADGSKPGGDSTLIQKLTEMSSTWSRMHEQKMKEEPETRDEPQ